The window TATCGCCAGATGATGCGCCACGATAAATATCGCTGGGTTATTATTGCTGGAACCCTCCTTTATTTACTGAGTCCTGTGGATATTTCCGCCGATTTTCTCCCCCTGGTGGGTTGGTTGGATGATGGAATTCTCGCCACGATGTTGGTAAGCGAACTTTCACAAATCTTGGTCGAGCGTCGCCGCCAAGACGCTACAATAGCGAGCGATACGGACAGTTCTGCCAGCAACGTCACTATCGATGTTACGGCAAGCTAAACCCTCTTCTCTTAAGCTGCGCGATCGCTCATGACCCTTCTTGCTCTCGATTTTGGCGGAACCAAACACGCCGCAGCCATTATCGCACCGGGCGATTCCCAGTGGCGCAATGTGAAACGTCAATTATCGCCGACGGGTGCGGATGTTAGGGTGGATATGGAGATCGCGCGATCGCTTAGTCGCGAACTATTGCGAGGGAAAACCCCCACCGCCATCGGCGTAAGCTTTGGGGGTCCCGTTGACGCAACCACAGGAATTGTGCGCCTCTCCCATCACGTTCCCGGTTGGGAAAACTTTCCCCTCAAACAAAAACTAGAAGACGAATTTAGCGCCCCCGTTAGCGTTGATAACGATGCCAACGTCGCTGCTTTAGGAGAACACCGTTTTGGGGCGGGTCGCGGATACGAAAGCTTGTTATACATTACCGTGAGTACTGGCGTTGGGGGCGGCTGGATTCTCAACGGCAAACCCTGGCGGGGTTTCCAAGGCATGGCAGGGGAAATCGGTCATGGAGTAGTCGATCCTAATGGCCCTATGTGTCTTTGCGGAAAGCAGGGATGTTTGGAACGATTAGCTTCGGGTCCTTATATTGCCCAACAGGTACGGGAGATATTAGAAAAAGATCCCCTACGAGGAGCCATTTTACGATCGCGCGTCGGTGAAAATCTCGCTGCAATTACCGCCGAACAAATCGCCCAAGCTGCCGCACAAGGGGACGATCTCTCCCTTGAAATCCTCAACCAAGCAGGTTGGGCATTAGGTGTAGCCATTGGCAATGTTGCCAACCTCATTAACCCGCAATTATTTGTTGTGGGGGGAGGAGTTAGCAAAGCAGGTCAACCTTTATGGGACGCAATACATCAGGTTGCACATCAAACCGCACTCCCAGAAGTTCATTTTGAGATCGTCTCTGCCCAATTGGGGGACGAAGCACCTTTGTGGGGGGCTGTCGCCTTAGCAGAAGACTTATTGGCAAACCCTTAATATTCGGCGGCATTGCATAAATAAGGGATGAATTACATTCATCTCTTAATTCACCGGCGCGTAATCTTGGCATAAAGAGCAAGGACCACTCGGATTAACCGCACAAAGTAAAAAGGCGGAATGGGCATTGAATCGGCAAGTTGCTTGCCGATTCGTTCGTTTGGAAACTAAATTGAGGCGTTGTTCGTATTCTGCAATTTGGCGTTTGATATAAGCGTGAGATTGCAAGCGCATTCTTTGGAAAGCAGTGGATTTCATAGGTTTATTTGCCGGAATCTAATTTACTGATTCCCTTTTCCCCTTACGCCTCTATCCCCTACTTAATCTTAACCAGTAGAAAATTCATTCACAAAGAGAGAATTTTGGTGCCGTATGAAGATGAAAACAGACAAAGCCGTACTCTGTCTTAACTCAACTTGCTCGTTTTCGCTGAAGCCCTGTCAAGCCGTCTACCCACTTTCCCCTTCCCCTGTCATATCAAATCCTCCTAATTGCCCATCATAAAAATTTACCGTGTCTCCCCTTCCCCTCAGTCAGCGTTCCCTTGCTACTCGCACGTTCCCATCTCCGCGTCACCCTGTCTCCATTTCTGATGACTGAAAAGTCCCTGCGTCAGTCTAGTTCACAATTGAAATGCATAGCAGCTTATGGCGCTACACGTAAATGTTAGAGCGTTACATTAAGTAAGGAAAATAGCTTTTCCAAGAGTAGCTTCTTTGAAATTTTGTCCTCTAATTGTCGCTGTGCAGTTGTTTGTAATTCCACCATTTCAATAGCAAAAAATAAAATTTCAAAATATTGAGATATTTAGATAAACAAACTTTAATATGAAGAAATAAGAATATTTGTCATTAGTGTTTTTTTTACAAACGCAAATCAAATCTAGCCAAATGGAGAAAATTTTCTACTTTATTTTTTACAGCAAAAAAATAATTTCTTTTTGAAATAACTCTGAAATAAGCTTTTTTTGTAAAATCGCAATTGCGCTATTTATCAAAAAATCGCCTAAAAAGCCAATTTTCTCAATAAATCGAATATATATATTTTATTTATATCTCAATCATTAATTTATTTAGTACTCAGATTGAACCAAGTAAATACGTATTTTCATCTAGAAATACAGGAACTTCATGTAAATTTTACACAAGTGTGACTTTACAAAAACTTTAAAAAAAATCTCTTATTTATCCCTTATATTCGTACTAGCTTCCTAGTGTGAAGAACTCATATAAGCGAATCTTTAAAGCTAGAAATTCGTCTTCGCGAGAACTATGCATTCAAGCAATGCTCTTCTCGGAGTTTGGGAACTTTATAAGTTCCCAGAACTTTCTGTGGGTTCTAATTCAAAAGCGTCCAAGGAGATATATACGCAATGGCAGGAAACGATAATTTAGCTAGCGTCGGCGACCAGGTTTGGTACGACGAAAACG of the Lusitaniella coriacea LEGE 07157 genome contains:
- a CDS encoding DUF6464 family protein, coding for MKSTAFQRMRLQSHAYIKRQIAEYEQRLNLVSKRTNRQATCRFNAHSAFLLCAVNPSGPCSLCQDYAPVN
- a CDS encoding YkvA family protein — encoded protein: MKVLVESFYGWYRQMMRHDKYRWVIIAGTLLYLLSPVDISADFLPLVGWLDDGILATMLVSELSQILVERRRQDATIASDTDSSASNVTIDVTAS
- a CDS encoding ROK family protein, with translation MTLLALDFGGTKHAAAIIAPGDSQWRNVKRQLSPTGADVRVDMEIARSLSRELLRGKTPTAIGVSFGGPVDATTGIVRLSHHVPGWENFPLKQKLEDEFSAPVSVDNDANVAALGEHRFGAGRGYESLLYITVSTGVGGGWILNGKPWRGFQGMAGEIGHGVVDPNGPMCLCGKQGCLERLASGPYIAQQVREILEKDPLRGAILRSRVGENLAAITAEQIAQAAAQGDDLSLEILNQAGWALGVAIGNVANLINPQLFVVGGGVSKAGQPLWDAIHQVAHQTALPEVHFEIVSAQLGDEAPLWGAVALAEDLLANP